Sequence from the Pyxidicoccus xibeiensis genome:
GCGACTTGTACCTCACGCTGGTGCAGACGGCGGGGCAGCTGTGCACCTTCTCCGCCAGCGCGGACCCGTCCACGCTGCCGTCCTTCCAGTTCACCAACCTGCGCGCCACCTACGAAGAGCTGTTCCGCCGCATCTCCGACCTGATGCGCTCGGTGGCGCTGGAGCAGTGCCTGACGGTGGACCTGTCGGCGGGCACGGACGGCATGTTCCGCGGGCGGCTGGAGGACGAGCGGCTGGAGCGCTGCGGCCAGTTCCTCCTGGCCGTGCGCAGCGAGCTGCCGGAGCGCACGGTGGCGGAGCAGCTGCCCAAGCTGTCCAAGGTGGCCGCCTGGGACGACATCCGCTCGCTCCTGCAGGCCGCCGCGCCAGGCGTGCCGCTGGCGGTGACGTACCGCCCGCCGCCGGAAGTCCCGGTGCAGCCGGGCACCGTCTACTTCAGCCTGTCCATGAATGACGGCTACTGGCGCAACGTGATGCGCGACCGGAACCTCGCGCTCTACCTGCCCCAGCCTTTTGACGTGAGCCGCACCACCGTGGAGCTGCTCGCCGTCCCCACCGCCAATCGCTAAAGCCCGCCCATGGACCGAGTCACTGAAGCCACGAAGGATTGTTTCGACGCCGCGATTCACCTGCGCGGCTCGGAAGCGGCGGCCGTCCCCCCGCCGGAGACGCTGCACCACCGCCTGCGCGGCGTGGTGGACGAGATGCTGCGGCGCGCGGCCGTGCTGGGCTTCAGCCATCAGGACGCCCAGGACATGGCGTACGCGATGGTGGCCCTCATCGACGAGGTCGTCCTCGGCCGGCCGGAGGAGTACCGCCAGTTCTGGAGCTCCAACCCGCTGCAGCTCCACTACTTCAACGAGAACGTCGCCGGTGACGGCTTCTTCGCCCGCCTCAACTCCGTGCGCAAGGACCCGCACCGCGCCGAGGTGCTGCAGGTCTACTACCTGTGCATGCTCTTCGGCTTCCAGGGCCGCTACCGCATCCGCGGCGGCGAGCTGGAGCTGATGACGCTCATCGACACGGTGCAGAAGGACCTGGAGCGCGCGCGGCCCTTCGACTTCGACGTGCTGTCGCCCCACGGCGAGCGCCCCACCGAGTCGCTGATGTCCAAGCGCAAGAAGGCCTCGATGCTGGCCATCTCCGCCGGAGCGCTGGTGGTGGCGGTGCTCTTCTACGGCGTCCTGCAGTTCTTCCTCAACGATACGCTGGACGAGTTCAAGAGCCGCATCGACGTCCATGCGGCCCGGAACACGACGAACACCGGCGCGAGCGCGACTTCCGCCCCGGGGGGTGAGCAATGATGGCGTACCTGCTGCCACTGCTGGGCATTGGCGCACCCACCTTCGCCCTGCTGAGCTACCTGGGCTACACCCCGCAGCAGGCGGCCCTCATCGCCGCGCTGGCGGGCCTGCTGGCCATGGGCGTGGTGTGGCTGGTGAAGCGCCTGCGCGCGCGCGCCGCGGCCAAGAAGCTGGAGGGCGCGCTGGCGACGCAGGCGGACGAGCAGGCCGCCACCGTGCGGCCGGACCTGCAGCCCGAAATCAAGGCCATGCAGGGCGAGTTCACCAAGGCGGTGGAGGCGCTGAAGACCTCCAAGCTGGCGCGCGGCGGCAAGGACGCGCTGGCGGTGCTGCCCTGGTACCTCATCGTCGGCCCCCCGGGCGCGGGCAAGAGCACCGCGCTGCGCAACTCCGGGCTGAAGTTCCCCTACCTCTCCGCGCGCGGCGGCGTGCGCGGCGTGGGCGGCACGCGCAACTGCGACTGGTGGCTCACCAACGAGGCCGTCATCCTCGACACGGCGGGCCGCTACACCAGCGCGGAAGAGGACCGGCCCGAGTGGCTGGCCTTCCTCGACACGGTGGCCAAGCACCGCCCCAGCCGTCCCATCAACGGCCTCATCGTGGCCATCAGCGTCAGCGAGCTGATGAACGCGGACCCGCAGGCCGTGGGCGAGATGGGGCAGACCATCCGCGAGCGCCTGGATGAAATCACCACCCGGCTGAAGATGCTGGTGCCGGTGTACGTGATGATTACGAAGTGCGACCTGCTGCCCGGGTTCGTGGAGATGTTCTCCGATTTGTCGCGCGTGGAGCGCGGGCAGATCTGGGGCTTCACGGTGCCGGTGGAGCAGCAGCGCGAGGCGAGCACGGACCTGTTCCGCGAGCGCTTCGACGAGATGCTCTCCGTGCTGGAGCAGCGCAGCCTGCGCCGGCTGGGCCAGGAGCGCCGGCTGGAGACGCGCGAGAACATCTACGGCTTCCCGCAGAAGTTCGACGCGCTCCGGAAGAACCTCTCCGAGTTCCTCCAGCCGCTCTTCCTGGAGAACGTGTTCCAGGACACGCCCGTCTTCCGCGGCCTGTACTTCAACAGCGGCACCCAGGACGTGCGCGCGGTGGACAAGGTGTCCCCGTCCGCGTCGGAGCTGTTCGGCAGCACCAATGGCCGGGCGCAGACGGAAGGGGCCACGGAAGGGCGCAGCTACTTCCTCTGGGACGTCTTCACCAAGGTGATGTTCCAGGACCAGCAGATGGCGGTGCGCAGCTCGCTGGAGGAAGCGAGGGTGCGCCGGCAGCGCATGGTGCTCGCCAGCGCCGCCATGGCCGCCACCGCGCTGCTGCTGTCGCTGCCCACGCTGTCGTACTTCCAGAACCGCGCCATGGCGGAGGCCGTCACCAAGGCCATCACCGACGTGAATCTGGACCCGCGCGACGACATCCACCGCGTGGGAGACCTGCTGCCCCTGCGCAACCGGCTCCAGGAGCTGACCGAGTACGAGGAGAAGGGCGCCCCGCTGTGGATGCGCTTCGGCCTGTACCAGGGTGACAAGCTGCTGCCCCAGGCGCGCCAGTTCTACAACGCGGCCCTGCGCCGGGTGCTGCTGGGCAAGCAGTTCGAGCTCACCCAGCAGCGGCTGGAGGCCTTCGGGAAGAACCCGGACCTGCTCACGGTGCGCAACGAGTCCGACTACAGCAAGCACTTCGACGCGTACCGCCAGTACTTCGACGACCTGAAGCTGTACCTGCTGGTGACGACGCCCAGAGACCCGCGCGAGCCGGAGCTGGACGAGACGCAGCAGAAGTGGCTCGTGCAGCAGATTGTCAGCCACTGGAAGCGGGTGCGGGGCGACACGGTGGACGAGCGGGCGGTGGAGAACCACGCGTCCACGTACCTGCGCATGCTCGCCAACGAGCAGATGCTGCCGGAGGAGCAGAAGCCCTTGCGCGAGCAGCGCATCGCCTTCGCGCGCGAGAAGGGTGTCATCTTCGCCGCGCGCCGCTCCCTCAACAACGTGCCCCTGGTGCGCCTGGAGCTGGCGCAGCTGGTGGCCAACGTCAGCAACGAGTTCCCGGACGTGACGCTGGAGCAGCTGGTGGGCGCGGTGCCCCAGATGAACGCCAGCCAGCGGGTGCGCGGCGCCTTCACCCGCCACGCCTATGACCAGGTCATCCGCCAGCGGCTGGAGCTGGCCTTCCAGGACCAGCAGTCCTGGGTGCTGGACCGCGACGAGAAGGTGGACGCGGTGGAGTCGCGCCGCGAGCTGCGCACGCGCTACTTCGAGACGTACATCCAGGAGTGGAAGGACTTCCTCAGCTCCATCCGGGTGCAGGCGCCGGAGAACCTCACGCAGATGGAGAGCCTGCTCACCAACCTGACGCGGGGCCAGCCCAAGCCCTACGGCAAGCTGTTCAAGGCGCTCACCTACAACGTGCAGCTGGACAAGCGGGACACCGAGGTGGCGAAGGCCGCCGGCGGCAAGCTCCAGGCCGTCAAGGAGTTCTTCGGGGCCAAGCCGGAAGAGACGCTGGTGGCGAGGCGCGAGCTCATCGACCCCAACTCGCCCTCGGGTGCCCAGGAGATAACCACCCGGGACCTGGAGCGGGAGTTCAACTCGCTCATCCGCTTCTACACGCAGACCTACAAGACGGATGACGGCGAGGAGGAGCTGACCGAGCTGAAGAACTTCGAGGAGCACCTCGAGAAGGTCCAGGCCACGCTGCTGGCGGTGAAGGACAAGCCGGCCGAGGCGGGCCTGCTGCTGGACAAGATCGAGACCACCCGCTCGGACGTGCTGGCGACGGTGCGCAAGCAGTCGGACAACGTGGCCATCTTCGAGCTGCTGCTGCTGCCGCCCTTCCAGGAGATGCGCTCGGTGGTGTTCGAGGGCGTGGCGGACGGCAAGAGCAAGCTGTTCTGCGACCAGGTGGTGACGCCGTGGCAGCACACCTTCAAGGGCCTCTACCCGTTCGACCGCACGTCGCAGAAGGACGCGCCCCTGCCGGAGGTCGCCGAGTTCCTGCGGCCCGAGGGCGGCATCGTCCGCAGGTTCGTCAAGGAGCAGCTGCTGGAGGACGTGGTGGCCACCGGCCGCACCTTCGAGTTCACCTCGTCGGGCGGCGCCATGTACCGGCCGGAGCTGCTCAACTTCCTGACGCGGACGAACGCGCTCGCGTCCACGCTCTTCCCCGGCGGCGACACCGTCGACCCGCTGGTGCGCTTCCAGGTCCGCCTGCGCCCGGGCGTCTCCGCGGACGGCACCGCGTCGCAGATCTCCTCCATCACCTTCACGCTGGACGGCGCGGACGAGACGTACCGCAACGGCCCGGACACGCTGTGGAAGCCGATGATCTGGCCCGGCCAGGCCGGCAAGCTCGGCGCGCGCATCCTCGTGCAGAGCGCCGACGGCGCCACGGAGACGGCGCTGGAGGCCGAGGGTGAGTGGGGCCTGTTCCGCCTGCTGGAGCGCGTGAAGCGCATCGAGCCCAGCCCGGACGGCCGCTACTTCACCGCCACGTGGGAAATCGAGGAGATGGGTGGGGCGATGGTCTCCATCGACTTCCGCCCCGAGCGCACCTCCAACCCCTTCTTCGGGCAGGCGGGCAACACCTCCAAGCTGCTGGCCATCTTCAGGGATCCGGGGCTGCAGCCGCCCGCGGGCATCTCGCGCAAGAAGGTCGGCTGCGCGCTCCAGGCCGTGGCGGCGGAGGGAACTCCCTGACATGACGGCGCAGTCGCAGCGCATCGGCCTGCTGGGAAAGACGCCTCGCCAGGCCGAGTTCGTGAAGCTCAACGCGGCCACGCCCCTGGCCCTCCAGCTCTACGGCTGGATGGAGGAGGGCGTGGAGCGTGCGCGGCGGGCCCGGGTGGACCTGCCCTCGGAGCCCATCTCCTTCGTCTTCACCGGGCCGGGCCAGAAGCAGGCGCTGGTGGGGCTGATGACGCCCAGCCAGGACAGCGTGGGGCGGGCCTTCCCGCTCGCCGTCTTCACCGAGGTGGCCTCGGCGGACACCGCGCCGCGCTATGCCCTCACGCCAGAGGCCTTCCAGCCCTTCCTGCGCGCGGCGGGTGAGCTGGCGCGCACGGCGGCCGAGGTGGACGTTCCGCGGCTGCTGGAGCGCACGGCCTCGCTGCCTTTGCCCGGGCCGGGGGACTTCAGCGTGGCGAAGCGCCTGCGTGACACCGCGCTGGCGGAGCACCGCATGAAGGACCTGCTCGCCCCGGTGACGGAGGGCGCGCCGGACGGCGGGCACTACTACGCGCTGCACACCTTCCTCACCGCCTGCATGGGGGAGCGCGGCCGCGAGCAGTCCCCCGCGGGCGTGGCGCTGGACTGTCCCCTCGCCGCGAGCGTGGGCCCGGTGGCGTGGCTGGAGCTGTCCGCGCGCCTGCTGCGCTGGCCCCACCAGCCTCCCGCCTTCTTCTGGTCCGAGGGGGAGCGGCCCCGGCTGCTGCTCAGCCTGGGCGCGGCCACCCCCGCCCTCTTCCTGTCCCTGGCCCAGCCCGGCCGCCCCGGCGCCCAGGTGTGGCCGCTGCGCACCGAGCGCCCCGCCGCCATCGACAACGCGCGCAAGGGCTTCCGGCCCGCCGCGCGCCAGGTCATCGACACACCGTCCACCACCCTCGAGCAGCTGCTGCGCGCGCTGGCTCCGTGAGCCCGCCCATTCCTCCTATGCCGCCCACCCTCGAAGAGCTTCGCGAGCGCGCCCGTCCCTGGGCCGAGCCCGTGCCCGGTGCCGCTCCCGCCGGCGTGCAGGCGAAGCACGAGCCGGCCTACGAGGCCGTGGCCACGGAGGTGGCCAAGCTCGAGTCCCCCGCCAGCAAGGCCGTGCGCTGGGACGCCGTCGTCGAGGGCGCCGGCGAGCTGCTCAAGGGCACCACCAAGGACCTGTGGCTCGCCTCGTACCTGGCCTACGGCATGTACGTCACCCAGGGCGTGGACGGCGCCGCCACCGGGGCCACCCTCCTCGCCGAGGTGACGGAGCGGTACTGGCCGGACCTCTTCCCGGAGCTGAAGCGGCTGCGCGGCCGGGCCAACGCCGTCGGCTGGTTCGTGGAGCGGCTGGGCCGCATCCTCCCCTCGGTGGACCAGGGCGCGGTGACGGCCGACTCCGTGGACGCGCTCGCCCTCGCGGTGAAGCGGCTGTCCCAGCTGTCCCGCGAGCGCTTCGCGGACTCCGCCCCCGCCTTCGGTCCGCTCCAGGACGCCATCGCCCGGCTGCGCGCGGGGCTTCCCGAGCCCGAGCCCGCGCCGGAGCCCCCGCCCCCGCCCCAGGCCGAGCCCGCGCCCCAGCAGGCCGAGCCCGCCCCCACGCAGCCTCCCGCGAGCGCCGCGCCCGCGGCCCCCGCGCCCGTGAAGGCCGCGCCCGCGGCGAAGGCCGCTCCGGCCGCCGCGCCCGTGGACGTGCCGCCCCTGCCGACGCTCCCCGCGACGCCGGACCTGTCCAACGCGGAGGCCGTCACCGACTTCCTGCGCACCGTGGGCACCGCGCTGCTGGGCGCGGCCGGAGCGCTGCGCCGGGTGAGTCCCGCCGACCCCCTGCCCTACCGGCTGCAGCGCCAGGGCCTGTGGCTGCACCTCACCCGCCCGCCCGCCGCGGGCGCCAATGGCCGCACCTCGCTGCAGCCGCTGCCGGAGCCGCTGCGCGGCAAGCTCCAGACGCTGGAGACGAACCAGCGCTGGGCCGACCTCTTGGACGAGTCCGAGTCCGCGCTGGGCCAGCACCGCTTCGCGCTGGGCCTGCACCGCTTCAGCGCCACCGCGCTGACGGGCCTGGGCGAGTCCCACGCCGCCGCCCACGCCACGCTGCTGCAGGAGCTGGGCATCCAGCTGCGGCGCATGCCCGGCGTGGAGGAGCTGCTCGCCACCAACGGCGCGCCCCTCACCGACGAGGCCACCCGCGCCTGGCTGCGCGCGGAGGTGCTCCCCGCGGGCGCCCCCGCGGCCTCCCCCACCGCCGGTGCTCCGGGCCACGCGCCCGTGGCGCTGTCGCTGCCGCCGCTGTCGCTCGCGGTGGAAGCGTCCAACTCCGGAAACGGACCTGCCCTGGAGGAGGAGGCGCGCGCGCTGCTGGCCTCGGGCCGCGTCGCCGACGCCGTCTCCCGGCTCCAGGCCGCCGTCGCCTCCGCCAGCACCGGCCGCTCGCGATTCCTCTCACGACTGGCTTTGGCGCGGCTGTGTGCCAATGCAGGACAGCTCCCGCTCGCGCGCGCCGTCTTTGACGTGCTCGACGAGGAAGTCACCACCCACGCGCTCGACACGTGGGAGCCGGCCCTCGCGGCGGCATGCCTCGAAGGCTGGTTGTCGACCCGCACCCCTGGGGAAAAGGAGGGGGGGCCGTTGGCAGTAAAAGTCCGAAACCGGTATCGTCGTCTAGCGCGGTTGGATTCTTCCGCCGCGTTGCGCGTCGGCGCCTGATGCAACCCTGTTGTACCGCGGCGAAGCTTTCCCCGATGCGACGCCCGCGCCCAAACGCAGCACTCAAGGAGAAAGCCGCAGATGAGCAAAGAGAGTTCCGTCGCCCCCACCGAGCGCGTCAACATCGTCTACAAGCCCGCCACCGGCAATGCCCAGGAGCAGGTGGAGCTGCCGCTGAAGGTCCTCATGATGGGGGACTTCACGGGCCAGGAAGACGCCCGCCCGCTGGAGCAGCGCGCGCCCATCAACGTCGACAAGACCAACTTCAACGAGGTCATGGCCCAGCAGAACCTCAAGGTCACCCTCACCGCGGCGGACAAGCTCTCCAGCGACCCGGCCGCGACCATGAATGTCACGCTCCAGTTCAAGAACCTGAATGACTTCTCCCCGGAGAGCGTCGTCAACCAGGTTCCCGAGCTGAAGAAGCTGCTGGAGCTGCGCAGTGCGCTCAACGCCCTCAAGGGGCCCCTGGGCAACCTGCCCGCCTTCCGCAAGAAGCTGCAGGGGCTGCTGGCCGACGAAGAGGGCCGCAAGGCGCTCATCAAGGAGCTGGGCCTCAAGGACGAGACCAAGTAGCCCTTTTCGGGGGAACTGAAACACCATGCCTAACGAGACCCAGACCCAGAAGCCCACCGGCGCCGCCACTGGCGCCGCCTCGCTGTCGCTGCTCGACGAGATTCTCTCCGAGGCCAAGCTCAAGCCCAAGGACGAGGGCTATGACGTCGCCAAGCGCGGCGTGCAGGCCTTCATCACGGAGATGCTGGCCCCCAACCGCTCCGAGGAGCGCGTGGACAAGGCCCTCGTCGACGCGATGATTGCGGAAATCGACAAGCGCCTGTCCTCCCAGGTCAACGAAATCCTCCACGCCTCCGAGTTCCAGAAGCTCGAGTCCTCGTGGCGCTCGCTGAAGTTCCTGGTGGACCGCGTGGACTTCCGCGAGAACACCCGCGTGGAGATGCTCAACGTCTCCAAGGCGGACCTCCAGAAGGACTTCGAGGACGCGCCGGAAGTCACCAAGAGCGGCCTGTACAAGCTCGTGTACTCCAACGAGTACGGCGTCTTCGGCGGCAAGCCCTACGGCATCATCTCCGCCAACTACGACTTCGACGTGGGCCCGCAGGACATGGAGCTCTTGCGCAAGTGCGCGTCCGTGGCCGCCATGGCGCACGCGCCCTTCATCGCCAACGCCGCGCCGGACGTCTTCGGCGAGCAGAGCTTCCTCAAGCTGCCGGACCTCAAGGACCTCAAGTCCCTGTTCGAGGGCCCGCAGTACGCCCGGTGGCACTCGTTCCGCGAGTCCGAGGACGCGCGCTACGTGGGCCTGGCGCTGCCGCGCTTCCTCTTGCGCCTGCCCTACGGTGAGAAGACCGTCCCCGTGAAGGCCTTCAACTTCACCGAGGACGTCGTCGGCAACCACGCCAGCTACCTGTGGGGCTACGCCTCCGTGGCCATGACGAGCCGCGTGGCGGACTCCTTCGCCAAGTTCCGCTGGAGCCCGAACATCATCGGTCCCCAGTCCGGCGGCGCGGTGGAGAACCTGCCCCTGCACCAGTACGAGGCCATGGGGGAGATCCAGACCAAGATTCCCACCGAGGTCATGCTCACCGAGCGCCGGGAGTACGAGCTCGCCGAGGAGGGCTTCATCGGCCTGGTGTTCCGCAAGGACTCCGACAACGCGGCGTTCTTCAGCGCCAACTCCACGCAGAAGCCCAAGTTCTTCGGCAACACGCCGGAGGGCAAGGCCGCGGAGACGAACTACCGTCTCGGTACGCAGCTGCCCTACATGTTCATCATGACCCGCCTGGCGCACTACATCAAGGTGCTGCAGCGCGAGCAGATTGGCAGCTGGAAGGAGAAGGCGGACCTCGAGCGCGAGCTCAACCACTGGCTCAGCCAGTACATCTCCGACATGGACGACCCGGCGCCCGCGGTGCGCTCGCGCCGTCCGCTGCGCGCCGCGCGCGTCGTCGTGGAAGACGTGGATGGTCAGCCCGGCTGGTATCGTTGCAGTCTGCAGGTGCGCCCGCACTTCAAGTACATGGGCGCTTCGTTCACCCTGTCCCTCGTGGGCAAGCTGGACAAGGAGTGAGCCCTCCTTCACGTTGCGTCGGACAAATCAGTTAGGTTGTAGGGGCTCCATCACACCCGGGCTTGGAAGTGAGCCCGGGTCCACCAGCGCGCACCGCGCGCAATGCGAAGAGGTCAGGTTATGGCCGAAGCAGTATCCCTGTTCCTGAAGGCGAACGGCACCGACATCAAGGGCGAGAGCACGCAGACGAGCCTGGGCCGCCAGGACTCCATCGAGTGCCTCTACTACGACCAGAAGGTCTTCACCGCGCGTGAGTCGGGCTCCGGCCTGGCGACGGGCCGCCGCCAGTACGAGGGCATCACCCTGCGCAAGCGCATCGACAAGGCCTCGCCGCTCCTGATGAAGGCGCTCTGCGAGAACCAGGTCATCGAGGCGACCTTCAAGTTCTTCCGCCCGAACCCCACGGGTGACGGCACCACCGAGCAGTTCTACTCGGTGTCCATCAAGAAGGCGCGCATCAACAGCATCAAGCAGGTCGTCCCGGACTCCTTCGTCCCGGCCAGCACCAACCTGCCTCCCTACGAGGAGATCACCCTGGTGTTCCACACCATCAACTGGACGATCAACGCCGGTGGTGTGACGCACGAGGACACCTGGGATACCCAGCGCTAGTCATTCGCTCCTCCCGCCGGCCGCCCGTGCAGACGTGTACACGGGCGGTCGGGGGTGGAGGGCGGGACTGAAGACACCCCATGGGCTCCCGAGGCTTGCTGTCGCGCATCGCCGAAGGCAACGGCACGCTCGCCCCACCCGGCGACGTGGTGGAGTCCATCGCCGAGCACCTGCGCAACCTGCTGAACACGCGCAGGGGTGAATCCGTGGCGGCTCCGGGCTACGGCATCCTGGACCTCAACGACATCGTCCATTCGTACGCGTCCGCCATTCCGAGGATGACGCAGTCCATCCGGACGGCCATCCAGGAGTACGAGCCGCGACTGAAGAACGTGGTGGTGCAGTACGCGGCGGACCCGGCGGACCCGACGGCCCTGCGCTTCGACATCAGCGCCCAGCTCGCCACGCGCAACCGGCGGGGCACGGTGCGCTTCCACACGCAGGTGCATCCGGGCGGACGAGTGGACCTGTGGTGAGCCACGGGTGAGTGAAAAAGGGCGAGGATGTTCAGCAAGTACTACCTGAGCGAGCTGTCGTACCTGCGGGAGATGGGGCGGGCCTTCGGCCTGGCCAACCCGTCCGTCGCGGGCCTGCTGGTGGAGCGCGGCGCGGACCCGGACGTGGAGCGGCTGCTGGAGGGCTTCGCCTTCCTGACGGCGCGCATCCGCGAGCGGGTGGACGACGACGTGCCGGAGCTGGTGCACGGCCTGACGGAGCTCTTGCTCCCCCACTACCTGCGCCCGCTGCCAGCCTCGACGATTGTGGAGTTCAGCCCGCACCTGCGCGCGCTGCGCGGCCGCTCGCGCGTGCCCGCGGGGGCGGAGGTGGCCTCGCAGCCCATCGACGGGACCTCCTGTGTCTTCCGCACCACCACGGACGTGGACCTGCTGCCCGTGCAGCTGACGGACGCGCTGCTGGACCGCGCGTCGATTACGTCCCCGGTGCTGCGGCTGTTCTTCCAGACGACGGAGCAGGGCCGCGCGGAGGTGTTCCGCCCGCAGGGGCTGCGCCTGTTCATCCACGGTGAGCTGTCCGCCGCGTCGGTGGTGCTGCTGTGGCTCTTGCGCTACTGCCGCCAGGTGCGCGTGCGCGGCGCGTCCTCGGAAGGCGAAGGCTACAAGCTGCCGGCCAACGCGCTGCACCCGGTGGGCTTCGACCGGGACTTCAAGCTGCTGCCCTGGCCGCGCGCCAGCGAGGGCTACCGCCAGTTGCAGGAGTACCTGACGCTGCCGGAGAAGTTCCTGTTCTTCGACGTGCGCGGGCTGGACGCCGCGGCGGGCGTGAAGGACGACAAGTTCGAGATTGCCTTCCACCTGGAGCGGCCGCCGCCCCTGGACGCGCGCATCCACCGGGAGATGTTCCGGCTGCACTGCGCGCCGGTGGTCAACCTCTTCAGCGTCCCGGCGGACCCCGTCCTCCACCAGACGCTGGACCGGGAGCACCTGCTGCGCGCGTCGGACCTGCCGGCCAACCACGCCGAGGTGTACTCGGTGGATGCGGTGACGGGCCTGCAGGCGGGCCGCAACGAGCGGCGCATGTACCGGCCCTTCTTCGAGTTCAGCCACACCGTCGGCGGCGCCGCGGAGCAGTCCTTCTACCGGCTGCGGCGCGCGCACTCGCCGCTGGACGAGGGCATCGACACGTACATCACCCTGGAGACGCCGCGGGACGTGGTGACGGTGCTGGGCGCCGAAGAGGCGCTCTCCATCGACCTGACGTGCACCAACCGCTCGCTGCCCTCGCGGCTCCAGGTGGGCGACCTGACGGCCTCCACCGCGGCCAGCCCCACGCAGGCGAAGTTCAAGAACATCTCCCCGGTGAGCCGGCCGGC
This genomic interval carries:
- the tagF gene encoding type VI secretion system-associated protein TagF, whose amino-acid sequence is MTAQSQRIGLLGKTPRQAEFVKLNAATPLALQLYGWMEEGVERARRARVDLPSEPISFVFTGPGQKQALVGLMTPSQDSVGRAFPLAVFTEVASADTAPRYALTPEAFQPFLRAAGELARTAAEVDVPRLLERTASLPLPGPGDFSVAKRLRDTALAEHRMKDLLAPVTEGAPDGGHYYALHTFLTACMGERGREQSPAGVALDCPLAASVGPVAWLELSARLLRWPHQPPAFFWSEGERPRLLLSLGAATPALFLSLAQPGRPGAQVWPLRTERPAAIDNARKGFRPAARQVIDTPSTTLEQLLRALAP
- the tssM gene encoding type VI secretion system membrane subunit TssM, which produces MMAYLLPLLGIGAPTFALLSYLGYTPQQAALIAALAGLLAMGVVWLVKRLRARAAAKKLEGALATQADEQAATVRPDLQPEIKAMQGEFTKAVEALKTSKLARGGKDALAVLPWYLIVGPPGAGKSTALRNSGLKFPYLSARGGVRGVGGTRNCDWWLTNEAVILDTAGRYTSAEEDRPEWLAFLDTVAKHRPSRPINGLIVAISVSELMNADPQAVGEMGQTIRERLDEITTRLKMLVPVYVMITKCDLLPGFVEMFSDLSRVERGQIWGFTVPVEQQREASTDLFRERFDEMLSVLEQRSLRRLGQERRLETRENIYGFPQKFDALRKNLSEFLQPLFLENVFQDTPVFRGLYFNSGTQDVRAVDKVSPSASELFGSTNGRAQTEGATEGRSYFLWDVFTKVMFQDQQMAVRSSLEEARVRRQRMVLASAAMAATALLLSLPTLSYFQNRAMAEAVTKAITDVNLDPRDDIHRVGDLLPLRNRLQELTEYEEKGAPLWMRFGLYQGDKLLPQARQFYNAALRRVLLGKQFELTQQRLEAFGKNPDLLTVRNESDYSKHFDAYRQYFDDLKLYLLVTTPRDPREPELDETQQKWLVQQIVSHWKRVRGDTVDERAVENHASTYLRMLANEQMLPEEQKPLREQRIAFAREKGVIFAARRSLNNVPLVRLELAQLVANVSNEFPDVTLEQLVGAVPQMNASQRVRGAFTRHAYDQVIRQRLELAFQDQQSWVLDRDEKVDAVESRRELRTRYFETYIQEWKDFLSSIRVQAPENLTQMESLLTNLTRGQPKPYGKLFKALTYNVQLDKRDTEVAKAAGGKLQAVKEFFGAKPEETLVARRELIDPNSPSGAQEITTRDLEREFNSLIRFYTQTYKTDDGEEELTELKNFEEHLEKVQATLLAVKDKPAEAGLLLDKIETTRSDVLATVRKQSDNVAIFELLLLPPFQEMRSVVFEGVADGKSKLFCDQVVTPWQHTFKGLYPFDRTSQKDAPLPEVAEFLRPEGGIVRRFVKEQLLEDVVATGRTFEFTSSGGAMYRPELLNFLTRTNALASTLFPGGDTVDPLVRFQVRLRPGVSADGTASQISSITFTLDGADETYRNGPDTLWKPMIWPGQAGKLGARILVQSADGATETALEAEGEWGLFRLLERVKRIEPSPDGRYFTATWEIEEMGGAMVSIDFRPERTSNPFFGQAGNTSKLLAIFRDPGLQPPAGISRKKVGCALQAVAAEGTP
- the tssC gene encoding type VI secretion system contractile sheath large subunit is translated as MPNETQTQKPTGAATGAASLSLLDEILSEAKLKPKDEGYDVAKRGVQAFITEMLAPNRSEERVDKALVDAMIAEIDKRLSSQVNEILHASEFQKLESSWRSLKFLVDRVDFRENTRVEMLNVSKADLQKDFEDAPEVTKSGLYKLVYSNEYGVFGGKPYGIISANYDFDVGPQDMELLRKCASVAAMAHAPFIANAAPDVFGEQSFLKLPDLKDLKSLFEGPQYARWHSFRESEDARYVGLALPRFLLRLPYGEKTVPVKAFNFTEDVVGNHASYLWGYASVAMTSRVADSFAKFRWSPNIIGPQSGGAVENLPLHQYEAMGEIQTKIPTEVMLTERREYELAEEGFIGLVFRKDSDNAAFFSANSTQKPKFFGNTPEGKAAETNYRLGTQLPYMFIMTRLAHYIKVLQREQIGSWKEKADLERELNHWLSQYISDMDDPAPAVRSRRPLRAARVVVEDVDGQPGWYRCSLQVRPHFKYMGASFTLSLVGKLDKE
- a CDS encoding DotU family type IV/VI secretion system protein codes for the protein MDRVTEATKDCFDAAIHLRGSEAAAVPPPETLHHRLRGVVDEMLRRAAVLGFSHQDAQDMAYAMVALIDEVVLGRPEEYRQFWSSNPLQLHYFNENVAGDGFFARLNSVRKDPHRAEVLQVYYLCMLFGFQGRYRIRGGELELMTLIDTVQKDLERARPFDFDVLSPHGERPTESLMSKRKKASMLAISAGALVVAVLFYGVLQFFLNDTLDEFKSRIDVHAARNTTNTGASATSAPGGEQ
- the tssB gene encoding type VI secretion system contractile sheath small subunit; this encodes MSKESSVAPTERVNIVYKPATGNAQEQVELPLKVLMMGDFTGQEDARPLEQRAPINVDKTNFNEVMAQQNLKVTLTAADKLSSDPAATMNVTLQFKNLNDFSPESVVNQVPELKKLLELRSALNALKGPLGNLPAFRKKLQGLLADEEGRKALIKELGLKDETK
- the tssA gene encoding type VI secretion system protein TssA: MPPTLEELRERARPWAEPVPGAAPAGVQAKHEPAYEAVATEVAKLESPASKAVRWDAVVEGAGELLKGTTKDLWLASYLAYGMYVTQGVDGAATGATLLAEVTERYWPDLFPELKRLRGRANAVGWFVERLGRILPSVDQGAVTADSVDALALAVKRLSQLSRERFADSAPAFGPLQDAIARLRAGLPEPEPAPEPPPPPQAEPAPQQAEPAPTQPPASAAPAAPAPVKAAPAAKAAPAAAPVDVPPLPTLPATPDLSNAEAVTDFLRTVGTALLGAAGALRRVSPADPLPYRLQRQGLWLHLTRPPAAGANGRTSLQPLPEPLRGKLQTLETNQRWADLLDESESALGQHRFALGLHRFSATALTGLGESHAAAHATLLQELGIQLRRMPGVEELLATNGAPLTDEATRAWLRAEVLPAGAPAASPTAGAPGHAPVALSLPPLSLAVEASNSGNGPALEEEARALLASGRVADAVSRLQAAVASASTGRSRFLSRLALARLCANAGQLPLARAVFDVLDEEVTTHALDTWEPALAAACLEGWLSTRTPGEKEGGPLAVKVRNRYRRLARLDSSAALRVGA
- the tssD gene encoding type VI secretion system tube protein TssD; this translates as MAEAVSLFLKANGTDIKGESTQTSLGRQDSIECLYYDQKVFTARESGSGLATGRRQYEGITLRKRIDKASPLLMKALCENQVIEATFKFFRPNPTGDGTTEQFYSVSIKKARINSIKQVVPDSFVPASTNLPPYEEITLVFHTINWTINAGGVTHEDTWDTQR